In Anaerolineae bacterium, one genomic interval encodes:
- a CDS encoding NgoFVII family restriction endonuclease, whose product MIQIVDNVQCKTISTLIPAIESATDIRIAVAFVSNDGVSLIMPVIERQLAAGSNVEFLVGMDPRATDPVAIRELYSLSQKNQRATLLCFVPRSTSILYHPKMYLMRNEQVTTAIIGSSNLTHSGLTSNIEANVMIQDDIHSELMSEIFNTYYRLKFHPLRVVPDDEFIDIFADLCKVEKRAERQQARQPEIHTLRQAFSTKAKTLQRPKPSKSDLFGWLELVYDVLPEGEFSNQDIYAYEDFFRQYYPYNMNIRAKIRQQLQLLQRLGFIQHVAAGVWRKL is encoded by the coding sequence TTGAAAGCGCGACAGATATTCGCATTGCAGTGGCATTTGTATCAAACGATGGAGTCTCACTGATTATGCCCGTGATTGAACGGCAACTGGCAGCCGGCTCAAACGTGGAGTTCCTTGTTGGCATGGACCCGCGCGCTACCGATCCGGTTGCCATTCGCGAGCTGTATTCGCTCTCTCAAAAGAACCAGCGCGCAACACTATTGTGTTTTGTGCCACGGAGTACGTCTATTCTTTACCACCCAAAGATGTATTTAATGAGAAATGAACAGGTTACAACCGCAATTATTGGTTCATCCAACCTGACTCATAGTGGGTTAACATCCAATATTGAGGCAAACGTCATGATTCAAGATGATATACATTCAGAGCTAATGTCCGAGATTTTCAACACATATTATCGATTGAAATTTCATCCCTTACGAGTTGTCCCAGATGATGAATTCATCGATATTTTTGCGGACCTATGCAAAGTAGAAAAACGTGCGGAGAGACAACAGGCGCGACAGCCCGAAATTCACACCCTGAGACAAGCTTTCTCAACGAAGGCCAAGACCTTGCAACGCCCGAAACCCTCAAAGTCGGATTTGTTTGGCTGGCTTGAATTGGTATATGATGTTTTGCCAGAAGGTGAATTCTCCAATCAAGACATCTACGCCTATGAGGATTTCTTCCGTCAATATTATCCGTACAATATGAACATTAGGGCTAAGATACGTCAGCAATTGCAACTCTTGCAAAGGCTAGGATTCATCCAACATGTCGCCGCTGGTGTTTGGAGGAAGTTATAA